One Azospirillum sp. TSA2s genomic region harbors:
- a CDS encoding histidinol-phosphate transaminase: MDLLSPRPSVGQIKPYRPARPPRDGRRWIDLSLTHNPLGPSPLALDAYCEAATRIHCYPDWDQEPLRHAIARRHSIDADRIVCTAGSEELIHLVAQAFAGPGDEVLCHERGYRGFLKAIRAAGATAVVAAERDMVVDVEAMIDRASERTKICFLANPNNPTGTYIPAEAVQRLRAGLPSTTLLVLDSAYADYCRMPDYSDGTEIVENSDNVLLIRTFSKMHGLAGLRVGWGYGPATVIEAVNAIRGAFNVSLPAQLTAAVALSDAEHEEATFAHNARWLPWLSRELERVGLRVYPSVCNFVLARVPTDPSLGTQAVIDHLAHRGILVKPVTEYGLSDCLRITIGREEENKALVVALAEILG; the protein is encoded by the coding sequence TCGACCTGTCGCTGACCCACAATCCGCTCGGACCCAGCCCGCTGGCGCTGGACGCCTATTGCGAGGCGGCCACGCGCATCCATTGCTATCCCGATTGGGATCAGGAACCGCTGCGCCACGCCATCGCGCGCCGTCATTCCATCGACGCCGACCGCATCGTCTGCACCGCCGGATCGGAGGAACTGATCCATCTGGTCGCCCAGGCCTTCGCCGGCCCCGGTGACGAGGTTCTGTGCCACGAGCGGGGCTATCGCGGATTCCTCAAGGCGATCCGCGCAGCCGGGGCAACCGCAGTCGTGGCCGCGGAGCGCGACATGGTGGTGGATGTGGAGGCGATGATCGACCGCGCCAGCGAGCGCACGAAGATCTGCTTCCTCGCCAACCCCAACAACCCGACCGGCACCTACATCCCGGCCGAGGCGGTGCAGCGGCTGCGCGCCGGCCTGCCGTCCACCACACTGCTGGTGCTGGATTCGGCCTATGCCGACTATTGCCGGATGCCGGACTACAGCGACGGGACGGAGATCGTCGAGAATTCCGACAATGTCCTGCTGATCCGCACATTCTCAAAGATGCACGGGCTGGCGGGACTTAGGGTCGGCTGGGGCTATGGTCCCGCCACGGTGATCGAAGCGGTGAACGCCATCCGCGGCGCCTTCAACGTCTCGCTGCCCGCCCAACTGACCGCCGCCGTCGCTCTCAGCGACGCGGAGCATGAGGAGGCGACCTTCGCCCACAATGCGCGGTGGCTGCCCTGGCTGTCACGCGAGTTGGAGCGGGTGGGGCTGCGCGTCTATCCCAGCGTCTGCAATTTCGTGCTGGCCCGCGTGCCGACCGATCCGTCGCTGGGCACCCAGGCGGTCATCGACCATCTCGCCCACCGTGGCATCCTGGTGAAGCCGGTGACCGAGTACGGCCTGTCCGACTGCCTGCGCATCACCATCGGCCGCGAGGAGGAGAACAAGGCGCTGGTGGTGGCTCTGGCGGAGATTCTCGGTTGA